The window ATAGAGGCCTTCAAGCTGGCCCGGGGCGCCTTTGGAGGGAAGAACCTGTCCATCATGCTTCCCTTTGTGCGCACCCTGGAAGAGGCCAGGAGCATGAAGCGCTACCTGGCCGACGTGCACAATCTGCGCAGCGGGGAGGACGGGCTGAAGGTCATCCAGATGTCCGAGATCCCCAGCAACGCCATCCTGGCCAAGGAGTTCATCAGAGAGTTCGACGGGTTTTCCATCGGCTCCAACGACATGACCCAGCTGGTCTTGGGGACGGACCGGGACAACTCCCGGCTGCGCCATATCTACGATGAAGAGGACCCGGCCGTGGTCTGGGCCATCCTGGTCACCATATTCACCGGCCAGAAGATGGGCAAGAAGGTCGGCTTCTGCGGCCAGGGGGTGTCCAACAGCACGATCATCCGCGGGCTGGTCTGCGTGGCCGGGATCGTGTCCGCCTCCGTGGTCCCGGACACCTACGCCCAGACCAAGATGGACATCGGGGCCCTGGAGGAAGAGGACATCAAGGTCCGCGACCTCGGCACGTGGCTCAAGAAGCAGCATTACCTGCGTCTGTGCCGAATCCTGGAAGAAGAGCGCTACGGGCATATCCTGCGGCAGAACAGCTCGGCGGAGGAGATACAGGACTGGTACGAGGGGGAGCTGGCCCGCTTGCACGAGCAGATCCAGACCCATCTGGGAACGGCCAAGGAGGAGTTCTACCGGCAGGAGCTGCAGAGCCTGCGGGCCGCCTTGCACAAGCCGGTGATCTGCGCCACTTGGGATTGGAATGTGACTGTGGAGGATGCCCTGCGGCAGGCCGGGTTTGAGAGTTTTGACCAGCAGGAGAAGGCGCTGGAAGAGCAGCGAAGCAGATCGTGGTAGGGGCCAGAGTCCGCCGCCCTGAGCCCGGGGATTGGCCCCCGGGGAGCGTGCTGCGATGTTCCTCCCTGCCCCGGGTCGGGTCCGGTTTCTGGGTCTGTTTGTCGTGCTGGGACCATGTGGCCGGCAGTGAAGAACAACGGGCGAAAACCACTGGGTGGAAGGAGATTCAGGAGGAAGGTGATGGCCTACGTCATGGTATTGGGACTTGGAGATGCCGTTCAGCAGGACAAAGGGGTGGGCATTCGGGCCGTTCGCGATCTGTACCGGGAGCAGTGGCCGGACGGGGTGCGGTTCGGCGATCGGAGGATGCTTGACAGCTTATCCTTAAGCCTGGAGGGTGTGCACGGGCTGCTGGTCCTGGATGCCTGGCAATCCGGGATGGAGCCGGGCAGTCTGGCCCGTCTGAGTCTGGATCAGGTCATGCAGCGGCCGGGGTTGGTCTCTGATCCCGCTCTATGGCGCAGCCTGGCCTTCGCCGATGTTTTGGGCCAGGATCTGCAAGTGGTCTTTCTGGGGCTGGAGGCCGGGCAGACGGCCTGCGACCTGACCCTCTCCCCGGAGGTATGCGACGCCTATCCCCGGTTTTTGGCCGCGGTTCGGGAAGAGATCGGGTCCATGCTCACGCATCTGGACCAGCATGCGGCCCCTGCGGAAGCAGAGGCCTTGCCGTAGCCGGAGCGAGAGGGTGAAACAGGAGCCAAACGGCTATGCCCGGACAGGAGGCATGCATCAAGTAACGTCGGATATGGGCCATCGCAGGCGGGGCATGGTCAGGGAGCAGCTTCTGCCCCAGGGGATTACCGACGAAGGGGTCTTGAAGGTCCTGGGACGGGTCCCCAGGCATCTCTTTGTGGACCACGCCCTGCAGGCCCAGGCCTACAGCGCCAACGCCCTGCCCATCGGTTATGGGCAGACCATCTCCCAGCCCATAAGCGTGGCCAGAATGACCCAGGCCTTGCAGGTGCAAGATGGGCACTGCGTTCTGGAGATCGGTACCGGCTCCGGATATCAGGCTGCGGTCCTGGCCGAGATGGGCGCGGAGGTCTACAGCGTGGAACGGATAAAGCCCCTGTATCTGGCCGCCCTGGACCGGTTGACCAGATTGCGGTACTTTCAGGTCAAGCTGAAGCTGGACGACGGGACCCTGGGGTGGCCGGAAAACGGCCCGTACGACCGGATCCTGATAACGGCAGGCGGGCCGAAGGTCCCGGAGCCACTGCTGCGGCAGCTGGCAGATCCGGGCATCCTGGTCATGCCCCTGGAGGAAAACGGGACGCAGCGGATTGTGCGCATCCGCAGGGAGAGAACTCGGTGGTACAAACAGGACATGGGGCCGGCCCGTTTCGTCAGCTTGATCGGCACTTACGGCAGCCGGGGCTGACGGCCTGCCTGCTGCTTGGACTGGTCCTTGCAGTGGCGGGGTTTCCCCGGGCCGGTGCGGCCGGTACCATCTATATGTACAAAGATCCCCGCGGGGTGATGCATTTCACCGACCTGCCCAGATCAGAGGACTACACCCCGTATTGTACCTGGCCTGACTCTAATCAGGTGGACCGGGGGCGAATTCTGAGCCTGATCAGGACCTACAGCCGGCAATACGGGATCGATCCCGGCCTGGTTCAGGCCGTGGTTCGTGTGGAGTCCAATTTTTCGCCCACAGCCAGGTCCAAGGCCGGCGCAGAAGGACTGATGCAGCTCATGCCCCAGACCCAGCAGGACATGGGCGTGAACAGGCCGATGGACATCGAGGACAATATCCAGGGCGGGGTACGCTATCTGCATCACCTCCTGGACCGCTTCTCCAGCCTGGAGCTGGCCCTGGCCGCCTATAATGCAGGCCCGGCCAGGGTCGAGGCCCACGGCGGGGTTCCCCCTTTTCCGGAAACACAGCGCTATGTGCGGAAAGTGCTGTCCGTATATCAGGACTACTCAGCAAAGACGAGGGAATATGTTCAATCTGGCCAATAACCTGACTCTTGCCCGCATCCTCACCATTCCGTTTATTGTCCTCCTGCTCTATTTTCCGAACAAAATCAGCTGCTTGATAGCCATGGTCATTTTTATCCTGGCCTCGCTGACCGACCTTTTTGACGGGCTCCTGGCCAGACGCTACAACCTGGTGACCAGCTTGGGCAAGTTCCTCGATCCCTTGGCTGACAAGCTCCTGGTGGTTTCCGTTTTGATCATGCTGGTTCACCTGGGCTGGCTGCAGGCCTGGATCGTGATCCTGATCATCGGCCGGGAGATTACGGTCACCGGGCTGCGGGCCATCGCTGCGGATCAGGGACAGGTGATCGCTGCGGACAGGTACGGAAAGCTGAAGACCATTATTCAGGTTGTGGCCCTGTGCCCACTCATCCTGCACTACCCGTGGCAGGGATTCGACCCCAATCCCCTGGGCATGCTCCTGATCCTGGCTGCTTTGGCCCTGACCCTGTTCTCCGGAGGCAATTACCTGTACGCCTTTTTTCAGCACAATCTGTCCGCTGGACAAGGGGCAGAGTACAGATGACAGGGGACGCAGGTCCACAGTCAGGGTCGAAAAACCATAAAGAGCCCGTGGAGAGCTGATGGCCCAGATTGACGCTTTTTTCAAGATGATGCACGAGGTTGGGGCCTCGGATTTGCATCTGTCCACCGGATCGCAACCGGTCATCCGCCTGCACGGGGAAATGCAGCGGGTCAAGTACAAGAGCCTGGAGAACGAGGATCTCAAGACCATGCTCTATGAGATCACTCCGGAGCGCAAGGTGAAGGAGTTCGAGGAGACCGGAGACGTTGATTTTTCCTACGAGGTCCCCAATCTGGCCAGATACCGGGTCAATTTCTTCCAGCAGCGGCGGGGGGTGGCCGCGGTCTTTCGGGAGATCCCCCAGACCATTCTGTCCGTCGATGACCTGGGGCTGCCCCCGATTTTAAAGAGCATGGCCACATTGCCCAAGGGGCTGGTGCTGGTGACCGGCCCGACAGGATCGGGGAAGTCCACAACCCTGGCCGCGGTGATCGACCATGCCAATCGGGAACGGCGGGATCACATCCTGACCATCGAAGACCCCATCGAGTTTGTGCACCAGCCGGCCCGGTGCCTGATCAACCAGCGGGAGGTGGGCCGGGACACCAAGAGCTTCAAGGCCGCCCTGCGCGGTGCACTGCGCGAGGATCCGGACGTCATTCTGGTCGGCGAGATGCGGGATCTGGAGACCATTGAGCTGGCCCTGGAAGCCGCTGAGACCGGCCATCTGGTATTCGGCACCCTGCATACGATTTCGGCCTCCAAGACCGTGGACCGGATCATCGACGCCTTTCCCGCTGACCAGCAGGGCCAGATCCGCTCCGCCCTCTCCGAGTCTTTGCGGGCGATTGTGGCCCAGAACCTGTTCAAGCGGGTGGATACCAAGGGCCGGGTGGCGGCCCTGGAGATCCTTATCGCCACCCCGGCGGTCCGGAACCTTATCCGGGAGAACAAGATATTTCAGCTGGGTACGGTGATCGAGACCGGGCGCAAGTACGGGATGCAGACCCTGGACGATGCGATAATGACCCTGCTCCGGGACCAGATCATCGACCCGGAACAGGCGTACAACAAGGCGGTGAACAAGGCCAAGTTCAGGGACTATCTGCCCGAGCCGCCTCAGGACTTCACCGAGGTGTAGGAGATGCTGCGTTCAGATTTGGATGGGTATCTGGCCCAGATCCTGACTCAGGCCCCCGGGCTCTCGGATATTCATCTCAGCGTCGGCAGGCCGGTGATGGCTGAGGAGCAGGGAGCCCTGCGCGAGCTGGAGCTGAATCCAGATCCTGGCCCCCTGGTCCCCTGGCAGGTGGAGAGCATGGCCTGCGCCCTTATGGGGCAGGATCCCCGGCTGTATCAGGATCTGATTCAGACCGGTTCCTGCGATTTGTCCTATCAGCTTCGGGACAGGGCCAGATTCCGGGTCAATGTCTTTATGCAGAAAGGGTCTCTGGCTGTGGTCATGCGCAAGCTGGCCACCTCCATCCCCACCCTGTCCTCCTTGGGACTGCCGGGCATATTCTCAGACATGGCCGGGGAAACCTTCGGTCTGATCCTGGTGACCGGCGCGACCGGAAGCGGAAAATCCACCTCCCTGGCCGCTCTGGTGGACGCCATCAATGCCTCCAGGCCGGTCCATATCCTGACCCTGGAGGATCCGGTGGAGTTCGTCCATCCCCATCAGGCCGGGCTGATCAATCAGCGGGAGCTGGGCCGGGACTTCGACGCCTTTGCGTCCGGGCTGCGGGCCGCACTGCGTCAGGCGCCCAAGGTCATCCTGGTGGGCGAGATCAGGGACCGGGAAACAATGGCCATTGCCCTGGAGGCCTCGGAAACCGGCCACCTGGTCTTGGGTACCCTGCATACATCGGATGCGGCCCAGACCATCAACCGGATCATCGGGATGTTCGAGCTCAGTGAGGAGCGGCTGATCCGGGGCAGGCTGGCGGAAAGCCTGAAGTACGTGGTCTCCCAGCGTCTGGTGCCCACAACCGATGGGGGCCGGATTGCGGCTTTGGAGATCCTGAAGAACACCATCCGCATCCGGGAGCTCATCCTGCAGGGGGAGGATGCAGAGAATACCTTTTCCGCTGTCCTGGAGCAGAGCGGGACCTATGGGATGCAGACCTTTGATCAGCATTTGGTCCAGCTGTACAGTAACGGGCGGATAGGCAGGGAGATGGCCATGCTTCACGGCTCGGACAAGTCCAAGCTGGGGCAGATGATCGACCGGATACGGTCCGAGCGGGGGGAAAAGGTAACTGACATCGAGCACCTGGAGTTGGATCTGGAGTACGAGAAACGGGGGCTGTAGAGCGGCCAGCCTCAGGGACGAAATGACCGACGGGATACGCCTAAATGCGCTTGAGATGCGAACACTGCCAGCGAAGCTTTGATCTGCCCGAGGAAAAGGTCCCGCAGACATCCAGGTTCCGGTTCACCTGTCCGGCCTGCAAGGAGGTCAACCGGATAGATCTTTCCAATGCCCGCGACGAACAGGCGGAAAAGGACTACGACCAGGCCGAAGCCGTGGAGGTGTCCCCGGTCCAGGTCCCGCCGGGGACCCGTCTAGTGCTGCTTTTGGTTGCGGACCCCGGCCTGAGGGAGGCGGTCCGCTCCTCGTTCCGGTCCGGGGGATGGGAGGTCATTGAGGTTGAGGACGGACCCACGGGACAAGCCTATCTGCGGAGCAACCGGTTTCACTGGGTGGTTGTGGAGGACTGCCCCGCGGGGCGGGAGGTCCTGGCGGAGGTCCATCGGCTGCCCGGGCATGAGCGGCGGGAGATGAACTGCGTGCTGATCGGGGATAAGGCGGCAAGCTTTGACCGCATAGCTGCATTTGTGGCCGGGGTGAACTGCTATCTGCATCCGGAGCATCCCTCGGGCCTGGAGCAGGCCCTGGAACAGGCCGGTGAGGCCTTTGAGCGCCATCAACGGCTCTGGTCGTCTTATTAATGAGAGCGCAAAGTTGTTTGCTTTTGCCCGCTGCATTGAAGCTGCGCGGGAAAGACATTCCCGCTTGCGGACATGGCGCGAGCCGCTAGGACCAGAAATGGAGGCTCTTCGACCCAGCCTGTGGAATTTTGAGCTTTGCCGGCTATTGGGGGTGAAATTCCATTTCCAGGGTCGTAGAGCCGAAATGGAGGTCTGAACAGGTGTGGTCCAAGATTATTCTCGCAACCTTGGTCCTGGTGAATATCCTCTTGATTTGGGCTATCTTGGGCGGGAGCCACGGGCTTCAGAGCTACCGGCGGCAAAAGGAGGTCCTGGGCCAGGTCCAGTCCAGACTGGAGCAGGTGCGGGAGGACAATGTCCGGCTCAGTCGCAGGATCCGGTTGCTGAAAAAGGATACCCAGTATCTGGAGCAGATGGTCCGGACCAGACTGCACTATGTGAAGGGCAACGAGATCATCTATCTGCCAGCCAAAAAGCAGGCATCGGCCGGA is drawn from Desulfovermiculus halophilus DSM 18834 and contains these coding sequences:
- a CDS encoding hydrogenase maturation protease, whose translation is MAYVMVLGLGDAVQQDKGVGIRAVRDLYREQWPDGVRFGDRRMLDSLSLSLEGVHGLLVLDAWQSGMEPGSLARLSLDQVMQRPGLVSDPALWRSLAFADVLGQDLQVVFLGLEAGQTACDLTLSPEVCDAYPRFLAAVREEIGSMLTHLDQHAAPAEAEALP
- a CDS encoding protein-L-isoaspartate(D-aspartate) O-methyltransferase translates to MHQVTSDMGHRRRGMVREQLLPQGITDEGVLKVLGRVPRHLFVDHALQAQAYSANALPIGYGQTISQPISVARMTQALQVQDGHCVLEIGTGSGYQAAVLAEMGAEVYSVERIKPLYLAALDRLTRLRYFQVKLKLDDGTLGWPENGPYDRILITAGGPKVPEPLLRQLADPGILVMPLEENGTQRIVRIRRERTRWYKQDMGPARFVSLIGTYGSRG
- a CDS encoding transglycosylase SLT domain-containing protein, whose protein sequence is MLGLVLAVAGFPRAGAAGTIYMYKDPRGVMHFTDLPRSEDYTPYCTWPDSNQVDRGRILSLIRTYSRQYGIDPGLVQAVVRVESNFSPTARSKAGAEGLMQLMPQTQQDMGVNRPMDIEDNIQGGVRYLHHLLDRFSSLELALAAYNAGPARVEAHGGVPPFPETQRYVRKVLSVYQDYSAKTREYVQSGQ
- the pgsA gene encoding CDP-diacylglycerol--glycerol-3-phosphate 3-phosphatidyltransferase; translation: MFNLANNLTLARILTIPFIVLLLYFPNKISCLIAMVIFILASLTDLFDGLLARRYNLVTSLGKFLDPLADKLLVVSVLIMLVHLGWLQAWIVILIIGREITVTGLRAIAADQGQVIAADRYGKLKTIIQVVALCPLILHYPWQGFDPNPLGMLLILAALALTLFSGGNYLYAFFQHNLSAGQGAEYR
- a CDS encoding type IV pilus twitching motility protein PilT, encoding MAQIDAFFKMMHEVGASDLHLSTGSQPVIRLHGEMQRVKYKSLENEDLKTMLYEITPERKVKEFEETGDVDFSYEVPNLARYRVNFFQQRRGVAAVFREIPQTILSVDDLGLPPILKSMATLPKGLVLVTGPTGSGKSTTLAAVIDHANRERRDHILTIEDPIEFVHQPARCLINQREVGRDTKSFKAALRGALREDPDVILVGEMRDLETIELALEAAETGHLVFGTLHTISASKTVDRIIDAFPADQQGQIRSALSESLRAIVAQNLFKRVDTKGRVAALEILIATPAVRNLIRENKIFQLGTVIETGRKYGMQTLDDAIMTLLRDQIIDPEQAYNKAVNKAKFRDYLPEPPQDFTEV
- a CDS encoding type IV pilus twitching motility protein PilT codes for the protein MLRSDLDGYLAQILTQAPGLSDIHLSVGRPVMAEEQGALRELELNPDPGPLVPWQVESMACALMGQDPRLYQDLIQTGSCDLSYQLRDRARFRVNVFMQKGSLAVVMRKLATSIPTLSSLGLPGIFSDMAGETFGLILVTGATGSGKSTSLAALVDAINASRPVHILTLEDPVEFVHPHQAGLINQRELGRDFDAFASGLRAALRQAPKVILVGEIRDRETMAIALEASETGHLVLGTLHTSDAAQTINRIIGMFELSEERLIRGRLAESLKYVVSQRLVPTTDGGRIAALEILKNTIRIRELILQGEDAENTFSAVLEQSGTYGMQTFDQHLVQLYSNGRIGREMAMLHGSDKSKLGQMIDRIRSERGEKVTDIEHLELDLEYEKRGL
- a CDS encoding zinc-ribbon domain-containing protein codes for the protein MRLRCEHCQRSFDLPEEKVPQTSRFRFTCPACKEVNRIDLSNARDEQAEKDYDQAEAVEVSPVQVPPGTRLVLLLVADPGLREAVRSSFRSGGWEVIEVEDGPTGQAYLRSNRFHWVVVEDCPAGREVLAEVHRLPGHERREMNCVLIGDKAASFDRIAAFVAGVNCYLHPEHPSGLEQALEQAGEAFERHQRLWSSY
- a CDS encoding FtsB family cell division protein, whose product is MWSKIILATLVLVNILLIWAILGGSHGLQSYRRQKEVLGQVQSRLEQVREDNVRLSRRIRLLKKDTQYLEQMVRTRLHYVKGNEIIYLPAKKQASAGKQTTLPR